The following DNA comes from Camarhynchus parvulus chromosome 7, STF_HiC, whole genome shotgun sequence.
AACTAGAATTATAAACTACCTAATTTTTGAACATTTCAgttaatacaaaaatattaatgctttTACATCAAACATAACAAAGGAGAGCATACAGAAACATTTCATAGAGCAACATTCttctttgcaattttaaaataacaataacCATGCATATTTCAGGTTTACCTTTGTATAGAGGTGGATTCTATCAGTATTCCTGCTTGCACAGAACATAAGCCCATCATATACTTGGAATGTGTCTGATTTGTctacaacagaaaaaatgttGGCATTAAAgattttcattcattcattctactctgacattaaaataatattttatatttatctaATTCCAGAACAACATAGGGTGCAGAGCTCAAGCAGCAAACTCTGAAggtatttgtgtattttatttttctgtttcttctggaTGACCCATCATCTGTTTGCCTGTGTCTGTCCTGAGTTCCAGTAAAACCATCCACATTCCTCACTGCTGGTTTGTCACAGTCCTGAAGTCAGTCTGCTCTGGTttgctccaggagctgtgtggaAATGCTGGGCTTATCCAGCATCCAAATTCAACAAATGGCCCAGGCCAGAATTAGAAAGTCTCATGCTGGTGTTTGTACTTCTGTGTTTCAGAGGTGtaggtttttatttaaaagtcatTTTTCATGCCAGAGGCATTTAATCCAGTTTCACAATGGGACAGAATTGTTCTTTCAGAGTCACACTTTACCTTCTCCACattctttttcactttcttccttttcagtgcCAACAGTTTCCTGTTCTCTGATTTCAAGAGATTTGTGGGCCCTCAGTTCCCCCAGATTTCCTCTTCTGCCTTCAGCGCTGCCCTCTGCtctctttccatctctcctGGGCTCCTCTTGCTCAGTCTGGCTCCTGGGAGCTTCACCATTTCTCTCACctaaagacaaagaaagaagcaaagcaaTGATTTGTGTCACCTGGCAGGTACCTAATGCCACACCTGAGATAGGAACACGTcactgaaatacaaagaaatggCACTGCATTCTCTCATACTATTATGGTGCAACCACTTAGGAAGTTAGAGCTAACTGTAATGGTAGGAGAACAAACACATGGAACAAAGCTTTTAATTTATGTAATCCCCTGGACTCAgattaatgtaaaaatatatatatatgaaataaacaatgcagttaGCAATTCTATATTATATACAGTTATTGTACATAAACACACAAAGGAGTTTCCTAAGGCATTGATTTATAGCTGTGAAACTCAGAAGTTGTCCTTATTTGAACAAGCCCAGAGATTTAAACTAATAAAAAAGGAAGCGAAAAGAACCTTACCCATGGCTTTGCAACTGAAATGACAAATATTggcaaatatttataaaaatgtttcattaattttccaGATAGCTTACATAAATTAAGTAAAAGAAATCTACTGTGAGCTGGTGGAGAAAGAAAAGTCATATTTTCCAGATAATGTCTCTCATGACAAATACACAATGCTCATGTTAATAAAATTCCAACACCCCACTGCTTAGTTTTGAAAGGTGAAGAAAAGTATTGCTGTTTAATTGTATTCAGAATAACCATAAACCTCAAGGAAGATGAGAGAGACACTtgctgcaaacaaaacaaaggataTATTCTTCCTTATGGAATTTATAACCTGTTAACATTTTATGGGTATTTTTCACTTGTTTCAAGTTAGACTCATGTAAAAGATCCTTGGGGAAAGCAAGATTAAGGAGTATCATATTTTCCTGGACTTCTGTGTAGTCATAGGTtcaaaaaaattgtatttattgaGCCTGATCacaactgaaatgaaaactgcatccttcccactgcagcaccCCTTACTcaccatctctgctctgggggcaATGGCACATCTCACAGTAAGGCAGCAGAGTGTTGTTTGTGTAAGTGCAAGCACTGCAGTGCCAAACTTTATTTAAATCTGTACTTTCACTTGAAGTATTTAAGCCACAAGGATGGAgttcactgtttttttctgaaaacaaagaaggCTTGTTTCCAGtcagagatgttttctttttattactgGAGCTGACTGGGGTCGATCCACTTATGCTCTTTGCTCTTTTGGCGTCATGTTCACAAGTATCCTCATCAAAAATTGCCTCCACCTCACTTATCCTTGTGGAATCCAGGTTTTCATTGCTCTTCTCTGCACCCTCTCCTTTTGTGACTGCAGAAGATTCTGAATCATTGTATAACAATTCATCACCAGAAAATCTTTTGCGTTTCTTCTCcatggaggatttgggggaaaagaaggaacGGATGTCATGCTGTCTGTCCTTTTCAAactggggaagaggaaaggaataggaatcagagaatcatttaggttggaaaagacctctaaacCCCACTTGTGACTGCATCAGAAACTGTAAAACAGAAGGTATCTTTGACAATAGATAACTTCAAGAACAAACAGTGAGCAGAAAAAGCAATTCAACATTCCTCTCCTGATTCCAGAACAGTATTTTCAATATTCTCCTAGAAATTCTGAAATGGCACTACCAGAAAACAGATACACAGAACTGATAAGCTGTGTGCTTTTTTTGAAGATGTTCATTACAAGGAAAGGTTTTCGAACACTGTTTTAAATATGAGTCCAATTAATTCAGCACAGTTAGCAAAGATGTGATTTGAACAGAAATTACTTGGTCTGATCTGACTCTGAGGGTGGCTCAGTCACCTAAACATAAGGACCCATCAGAAGATGTAGATAACATTTATTCCCCACAGAGCACTTTTCCAACTTCACCTAagtttttaaatggaatttacattactttttcctacttttttgATGTTTCTCCATTAGTAATGTCTGAAGTGCAAAGAAAGCTGAAGCAAATGGctgttacaatttttttaaaaatgaaaggaaacagaaaaaacaaagtttCAAGTCTTACATGTGTAAATAGAAGTTCATTTTGGAGATCTTCTAGACTGTCATTTGGGGTCCAGGTTTCAGCAAAactcaaaaaatcccatttgtcTTTATCCCCTTCTTCAGcctgcattttctctttcttgccaTTCAAGGTGCTGCCTGTGACTTTGGCCTGCAGGAACACAATAATGGCAACTGCTGTATTTAGCACACTGCAACCAGTGAAGCTGTACACAAAATGTCAGTATTTATTGAAGATAAAAGAGAATATATACACTGTGTACACCCTCTAACAGCCTTAACATGTTTTGCTTGGCATGCGGAGGCAAATACGGGCAGAATTATTTAGTGACAGAACTTGTAAGGTAAATTGATGTTGAATTACTGAGCCCCACCTCAGGAGGAGAAGACTCATAACGCACCAGgcaggatgagctttaaggacctttccaacctaaaccataACAACAATTGGGCAATACTTGTGGAAAATGGCAACCAAAGAAAAGATCAGTGTAATCTTGGACCTACTGAAAAAGAATTATCTGAGAATGCCTCTTCCTCTCAGAAAGGAAGCTTAGTTTAGGCATAACAttcattcaattaaaaaaaaacaacacagaacaAATTCTAGCTGTTATGAGTGAGTAGAATGCCTGAATGCCTTAAAATTGTAGactgagaaacagcagcaataaaGAGCTGGAAGATAAAAAGATAACGGAGCTAGAAGAACCATCTCCTGTGGATATGATCCTTCCCGTTCCTCTTGGCAAAGACTCATTATCTTTGCATCCTGAATGAAGAGCAAAAAGCTAGAGAAGACTAAATCAGGACAAACACAGACATTTTGATGATCAGCAATTGTAGGTGTATCACTTTGTCTCATAGAGTGTTCCAGACAAACAAGACTGCTGTGGCACTGgagtgcagccccagcccagcgaGCTCTGCCCCCTCGGCCCCATGGCACTGTGTACTTTATATAAAGATTCTGTTCATGACACAAAACTGATTAAAGACATTTAATGCTTTTTACACTCTGCCTTGTCAGCCACTGAAGAACATCAGTATCActaaaaaatatctcaaattGTTTTCCATGCACACGCACCTTGCGGTTGAGCATGGCCCACATGAGGGTGTCCATGGTTCCCTTGGCAATCAGGAAGTGAATGTTCACTGAGCTGCACTGCCCAATGCGGTGTGCTCTGTCTTCTGCTTGTTTAATGTGGCCTGGATCCCAATATAATTCAGCAAACACAACGTGAGTGGCAGCAGTGAATGTTAAACCCTAAGCAGAATAAGTAGAtgcattcttaaaaaaaagataccACATGCAAAAACTGATTATCTTTAACAAGCTACAGGTTGTACAGGACATCTTAATATGGAAATAGGAGGTGGTCCTCAACAGCAGATGGGTTTATTTTACTGATTCTTCCTTGTGCCTCAGATTCAAAAAACATTTCACTATTGTGCAAAGACTGCACAGTGCTTTTCATTATGGAATAACATCTATTTCTTGTTAATCCAGTGCTTTTAGAGAAACGGAGTTTTTCTAATTATTCAAGAATGAGATACTGCTGCTTATCATCATTTAGCTCAAACAAATTCAATAGAGGCTTAGAACAGTTTGATTAGCACAAAGAAATGAACACAGGGTCTACAAAGGGCAAATTGCACAAACTGCCTTCAGTAAACCACTTCAGTCACCAATGATTTCAGTAGCTATATTCTTCAAGTGTATTAGTtctcatattttctgttctgccCTACCTGACCAGCTGCCTGAATACTCAAAATAGCAACCCGGGTTTCGGGGTCCTTCTGGAACTGATTGACGAGGTGAATCCTCTCTGCAGAGGGAACACTCCCATCTATGCGGATGTAACGAGCCTGTGACATCAGAACAGAGACTAAATGACATCATCAGTGCCTGTTTTCAGAGCCaatccctccctgtcccccagtaaaaataggaaaaggaCTGTTCTATTCCTTTCATGGGGATCAGGATACACCAGTATTCTTTTGCcctttgatttaaaattaactcCCTCTATAGAGAAATGTTGACTTTGTATTCCCTGTTTGCAAAAGTAGAAGATAAAATGAACATGGGATCttaaaatggaatatttcaCAGAAGAATCTGAACTTACCCTgacaccattttttaaaattccaaacagttaaaaacaataaaaatacaaaatagcaAAGTTAGCCACCATTCACAAGCAATAGTTAAGAGTCCATGATCAAAATAAGGTGAAAGCTGTTTGCAAACATTTTTACTGCTTTGAATTAAACATTCAGGTGACGTGATAGTGTGCAGttaaaacccctcaaaaataGACAGAAGCATACTGATtgaaaaaaactggaaaacaattgCCTACAGCATtgatttaataataataataataaagtaataCCAGATACAAGTGTGTTTACATCATCCTGAAACACAAAGCAGTTCTTCAGAGCCACATGATCCCTTTTAATCCAGTGGCACTGATCTGTACACACATAAAATCCTTCCACTGCCGTACCTGTGTGCAGTTCTGCTGAATTCAAACCCAGCTGACAGCCATTTGTGTAAGTGAAGGTGAATTTGTGTGCACATGTGTTAAGGCTTTACCTTGCTCTCTATCACTGCCTCTGTGCAGGCTTGCAGCATGCTCAGGTGATGGGCAAAGACGAGGAACTTCAGTTTGTCATTGTCAAGCATCATTTTGATGTAGTCCTTgactgctcctgcctgcagtgagTGCTTTCATTAGTGAGACACACAAAATGTTCAAAAagacagtttttattttcatgtctttcaGTTCCTTGTAACACAAAAAGCTAAATTTCCATATCTTTTGTTATCCATGTAAGACTTTATCAAACACTGACATTGCTAAGAATCAAATAATTctgattaattttgtttaaaaaaagcatcaCAACTTGATGTCTTTGAGAAACCTAACTTCCttcttcagagagagaaaaaacacataTTTATCCTCAAAAGATCATACAATTACATGGCACTTCTTCCACATTAAGATGTAGATAAACCCCCTTTTAATTCAGACATCATTATCTGACGTTTTAATCCAtatttgaggaaaaacaaacatatttcaAACAGACAAGGTAATGTTTAATCAGAACTTCTGTATCCACACACACAAAGCCATATATcaaaactgaaagaataaaTTTGATATGTTCACGATACCATAATCATAAAATATTGCTCTCTTTAAGGATTCATAGAGTTCTTTCATGtcaaatgtaattttcagtATCTTTTACAAAAGCCATTAAAGCAATGATGACAGTTAATAACAAAATTTATCAGTGATCAGCAGTTAATGCAATACACATTGCAGTGctcttcagatttcttttttcattgtaaTGGGGTTCTGCCTATTCCAGTCCTATTCCTATTCCATACAGGGAAAAAGAGAGTGTTTCTCCATGCCATGAttataaaacaaaccaaataacCTCATTTTGTATTCTGGCCAATAAAACCAATTTTATGAGTTTAGAAACACACACTGGATAATTTAGGGATATTAAGGAAAGGCTTGCAGGCTCACCTTGGCAATGGCTGTTTCCTTATACATGCGTGTGATCAGATTCATGACTTGAGAAAAGTGGCTGTCAGTGGCATCTGATCTCAGACTTCTCATTAATTTCTCCCACTCTGCAAAAGTGGCATTCAGATTCTAATTGGCAGGAGAGACCAGTGGTTAGACACAGAGTACAAAGTACAGGTACATTTTAAGTGTGAAATGTTTAGGAGCTTTGGAGAACTCTATCAAATTGGCTAAAAGTAAATGAAGGATTCAAAATCTATgggaaaagaagacagaaaagaagatTCTActagaattagaaaaaaaaaatcattgatgaaaaaaaaagaactgcagTATTAGTGTTCTTtgtgttatatttttaaaaacagtaacaGAGATACTCTGCTTTATACTCACACAATCTTTGTAACAACATATAATACACATGCATACAAAAAAATACATATCCATACATAGGTATTTCCATTTATTAACAAATGTGTTTTTAGCAAAAGTGGAAAATTTACCTTTGCTGCAGCTTGTGGGAGGTCAAATGGAATACGTTGCCTGACTTTGGGAGGCAGCTGAGTTAGGACATCATTCTTCAGTCTTCTGATCATTATTTCACTTAAAAGTTGATGTAGTTCCTCTAAGTTTGAAGCTCCTCTACAATCCCATTGCCGTCTTTtaccaaaaaacctaaaaatgaTAAACCAATACAGAGTGTAAACATCAGATCTTCCAAATTCAATAGAAATCTCCAGTACATAAGCAATTTTAAAGCACACTATTGGATATGAAAGTGTGCTTCAACTTCTCAGCAGCCACCACTGCCTGCAGGAGTCACTGCCCATCACCTGCACACAATCCTCTGTCTATTTCCAGCTTCCCATACTTCACTGTCCACAGGAAACAGAAGTTTCAAGTTTAATTTTGGAACTCCTGTTTCAATGGACTAAATA
Coding sequences within:
- the ZRANB3 gene encoding DNA annealing helicase and endonuclease ZRANB3 isoform X2 is translated as MASALQETPSLETSQSEDVDAKLSFLPERLRKKLLPFQEKGIIFALQRSGRCMIADEMGLGKTIQAIAISYYYKNEWPLLIVVPSSLRYPWVDEMEKWIPELSPDDISIIQNKTDIGGISTSKVTILGYGLLTSDAQTLVDTLYRQKFKVVVIDESHYMKSRNATRSKILLPIVQKALRAVLLTGTPALGRPEELFMQIEALFPRRFGTWNEYAKKYCDARVRFFGKRRQWDCRGASNLEELHQLLSEIMIRRLKNDVLTQLPPKVRQRIPFDLPQAAAKNLNATFAEWEKLMRSLRSDATDSHFSQVMNLITRMYKETAIAKHSLQAGAVKDYIKMMLDNDKLKFLVFAHHLSMLQACTEAVIESKARYIRIDGSVPSAERIHLVNQFQKDPETRVAILSIQAAGQGLTFTAATHVVFAELYWDPGHIKQAEDRAHRIGQCSSVNIHFLIAKGTMDTLMWAMLNRKAKVTGSTLNGKKEKMQAEEGDKDKWDFLSFAETWTPNDSLEDLQNELLFTHFEKDRQHDIRSFFSPKSSMEKKRKRFSGDELLYNDSESSAVTKGEGAEKSNENLDSTRISEVEAIFDEDTCEHDAKRAKSISGSTPVSSSNKKKTSLTGNKPSLFSEKNSELHPCGLNTSSESTDLNKVWHCSACTYTNNTLLPYCEMCHCPQSRDGERNGEAPRSQTEQEEPRRDGKRAEGSAEGRRGNLGELRAHKSLEIREQETVGTEKEESEKECGEDKSDTFQVYDGLMFCASRNTDRIHLYTKILRFVKEWTHLTAMKQKIVRKSGQIFCSPIHAAEELSKKQSVGSSTKRYVTREDVAAASLSKASSSGGSVRLISKEMGTSLDKGASPKPSTKLLPETGNDPSALPPEQTDAGSSSLSRGYLQALDKQGTPLCLSCQQPTAQPPPGCPAWDTRFCCHACQEDFSIRSSQAYLRSKVFQIEHGVCQGCQNNAQELFLSVRDAPRSQRKQLLESSWMSHLPLGQLNEMIRSPAEGQFWQVDHIQPVYSGGGQCSLENLQTLCTACHRERTAKQAKERSQLKRRSLATKYACDITKFLVKK